The following coding sequences lie in one Pseudomonas sp. B33.4 genomic window:
- a CDS encoding glutathione S-transferase: protein MLRILGKASSINVRKVLWTCAELHIPFEREDWGSGFKSTNDSEFLALNPCAMVPVIQDGDFTLWESNTIIRYLATRYDGSHLYPTDAQTRARVDQWIDWQASELNRSWSYAFMSLVRQSPDYQDNAALANGIEQWSKTMAILDRQLEKTGAYVSGEQFSLADIPIGLSVNRWFETPLAHPDFAAVKAYYERLSQRPGYMLHGRNGTP, encoded by the coding sequence ATGCTGCGAATCCTCGGTAAGGCCTCATCGATCAACGTGCGCAAAGTGCTATGGACTTGCGCTGAATTGCACATTCCTTTCGAGCGCGAAGACTGGGGGTCGGGCTTCAAATCGACCAACGATTCGGAGTTTCTAGCGCTAAATCCCTGCGCCATGGTGCCGGTGATTCAGGACGGTGATTTCACCTTGTGGGAATCGAACACGATCATCCGATATCTGGCCACACGTTATGACGGTTCGCACCTCTATCCGACTGACGCGCAAACCCGGGCGCGGGTCGATCAGTGGATCGACTGGCAAGCGTCGGAGCTGAATCGCTCGTGGTCGTACGCCTTCATGTCGCTGGTGCGCCAGTCGCCCGACTATCAGGACAATGCCGCGCTGGCGAACGGCATTGAGCAATGGTCGAAGACCATGGCAATCCTCGACCGACAACTGGAAAAGACCGGCGCCTACGTCAGCGGCGAGCAGTTTTCCCTGGCGGACATCCCCATTGGCCTGTCGGTGAACCGCTGGTTCGAAACACCATTGGCTCACCCGGATTTTGCCGCAGTGAAAGCCTATTACGAACGTTTGAGCCAGCGCCCCGGCTACATGCTGCACGGTCGAAACGGCACACCGTGA
- a CDS encoding cytosine permease, whose protein sequence is MATPAASSAPLIEKHTIGYVPPEDRHGKVRDLFTLWFGGNIAPLPIVTGALGVQLFHLNLVWGIVAILVGHLVGGVLMALHSAQGPQMGIPQMIQSRAQFGSLGALLVVLIAGVMYIGFFASNIVLAGKSLHGVVDSVPVPVGIVIGAFGSGIIGIIGYRFIHVLNRIGTWVLGIGIVVGFGYIFTHIQTDDFLTRGSFNLSGWLATVSLAALWQIAFAPYVSDYSRYLPADVKVSSTFWTTYLGSALGSSLAFIFGAVAVLATPVGMDTMDAVKLATGSIGPLMLVLFLLSVISHNALNLYGAVLSLITLVQTFAYRWIPTAKSRAVISIIVLLACCFAAVGASKDFIGHFVDMVLVLLVVLVPWTAINLIDFYAIHKGKYDIQSIFQVDGGIYGRYNPQALLAYAIGIAVQIPFMNTPLYVGPVSAHINGADLSWLVGLLVTSPLYFWLANRDTSYRRRMMGGKLAGSL, encoded by the coding sequence ATGGCTACCCCTGCAGCATCCTCCGCTCCGCTGATTGAAAAACACACGATAGGATACGTGCCCCCCGAAGATCGCCACGGAAAGGTCAGGGATCTGTTCACGCTCTGGTTCGGCGGCAACATCGCACCGTTGCCCATCGTCACCGGTGCGCTGGGCGTGCAGTTGTTTCACTTGAATCTGGTCTGGGGCATCGTCGCAATTCTCGTCGGCCATCTGGTCGGCGGCGTGCTGATGGCGCTGCACTCGGCACAAGGCCCGCAGATGGGCATCCCGCAGATGATCCAGAGCCGTGCGCAATTCGGCTCTCTCGGCGCGCTGTTGGTGGTGTTGATTGCCGGCGTCATGTACATCGGTTTCTTCGCTTCCAACATTGTGCTGGCCGGCAAGTCGCTGCACGGTGTGGTCGACAGCGTTCCGGTACCGGTCGGCATCGTCATCGGTGCGTTCGGCTCGGGGATCATCGGCATCATCGGCTACCGCTTCATCCACGTGCTCAACCGCATCGGCACCTGGGTGTTGGGGATCGGCATCGTTGTCGGCTTCGGCTACATCTTCACCCACATTCAAACCGATGACTTCCTCACCCGTGGCAGCTTCAACCTGTCCGGCTGGCTCGCCACTGTGTCGTTGGCGGCGTTGTGGCAGATCGCGTTTGCGCCGTACGTGTCCGACTATTCGCGTTACTTGCCGGCCGACGTCAAAGTCTCGTCGACGTTCTGGACCACCTATCTGGGTTCGGCGCTGGGTTCGAGCCTGGCGTTCATCTTCGGTGCCGTCGCGGTGCTTGCGACGCCTGTGGGCATGGACACCATGGACGCGGTGAAACTCGCCACCGGCTCGATTGGCCCGCTGATGCTGGTGCTGTTCCTGCTCAGCGTGATCAGCCACAACGCTCTCAACCTGTACGGCGCGGTGCTGTCGCTGATCACCCTGGTGCAGACCTTCGCCTACCGTTGGATCCCCACCGCCAAGAGCCGCGCGGTGATCTCGATCATCGTCTTGCTGGCCTGCTGCTTCGCCGCCGTCGGCGCCTCGAAAGACTTCATCGGCCACTTCGTCGACATGGTGCTGGTACTGCTGGTGGTGCTGGTGCCGTGGACCGCGATCAACTTGATCGACTTCTACGCGATCCACAAAGGCAAGTACGACATCCAGTCGATCTTCCAGGTCGATGGCGGTATCTACGGCCGTTACAACCCGCAAGCGCTGCTGGCCTACGCGATCGGCATCGCCGTGCAGATCCCGTTCATGAACACGCCGCTGTACGTCGGCCCAGTGTCGGCACACATCAACGGTGCGGATTTGTCGTGGCTGGTGGGATTGTTGGTGACCTCGCCGTTGTATTTCTGGCTGGCCAATCGCGACACGTCTTACCGTCGACGGATGATGGGCGGCAAACTGGCGGGCAGTCTGTGA
- a CDS encoding LysR family transcriptional regulator encodes MAAYNLRQLKYFVTTADCGSVAEASRKLYIAQPSVSTAIKHLEESFGVQLFIRHHAQGVSLTPSGSRFYRKALELLRVAHEFEQNALADNDVVAGQIDIGCFETVAPLYLPRLIAGFKARWPGVEIRIRDGEQQELVQALTAGSIDVAMMFEHDLDSTIETAPLMPPQQPYALLPVSHRFAQQAKVSLHDLVLEPMILLDVVPSRTYFVSIFEERGLTPNIVFSSPSIEMVRGMVGNGFGFSILVTKPFSDYTYDGQQVVCVPLAENVTGSGLSAAWLRRVQLTKPAQLFVDHCREELARLHP; translated from the coding sequence ATGGCCGCCTACAACCTGCGCCAGCTCAAATATTTCGTCACCACCGCCGACTGCGGCAGCGTTGCCGAGGCCTCGCGCAAGCTCTACATCGCGCAGCCCTCGGTCTCCACCGCGATCAAACATCTGGAAGAAAGCTTCGGTGTGCAGCTGTTCATCCGCCACCACGCCCAAGGAGTTTCCCTGACACCGAGTGGCTCGCGCTTTTATCGCAAGGCGCTGGAGCTGCTGCGGGTCGCCCATGAGTTCGAGCAGAACGCGTTGGCTGACAACGACGTGGTCGCGGGGCAGATCGATATCGGCTGTTTCGAAACCGTCGCGCCGCTGTACCTGCCGCGCCTGATTGCCGGCTTCAAGGCGCGTTGGCCAGGGGTGGAAATCCGTATTCGTGATGGCGAACAGCAGGAACTGGTGCAGGCGCTGACCGCCGGCAGCATCGACGTGGCCATGATGTTCGAGCACGATCTGGACAGCACCATCGAAACCGCGCCGCTGATGCCGCCGCAACAGCCTTATGCGTTGCTGCCGGTCAGCCATCGCTTCGCGCAACAGGCGAAAGTCTCGCTGCATGATCTGGTGCTGGAACCGATGATCCTGCTCGACGTGGTGCCGAGCCGCACCTACTTCGTGAGCATCTTTGAGGAACGCGGACTGACGCCGAACATCGTCTTCAGTTCACCGTCGATCGAGATGGTGCGCGGCATGGTCGGCAACGGTTTCGGCTTTTCGATTCTGGTGACCAAACCGTTCAGCGACTACACCTACGACGGTCAGCAAGTTGTCTGCGTGCCGCTGGCGGAAAACGTCACCGGATCGGGATTGTCGGCGGCCTGGCTGCGCCGGGTGCAACTGACCAAACCGGCGCAGTTGTTTGTCGATCACTGCCGCGAAGAACTGGCCCGACTGCACCCGTGA
- the argE gene encoding acetylornithine deacetylase → MNSVGLLKALVGFDTTSRESNLQLIEFVRDYLEGFDVPCALIYNDERSKANLFATIGPVDQPGIVLSGHTDVVPVDGQPWTLPPFELTERDGKLFGRGTADMKGYIACVLALVPALVQASLRLPVHIALSYDEEVGCLGVRSLLEVLQQRPIKPLLCIIGEPTELKPVLGHKGKLAMRCDVQGHPCHSAYAPLGVNAIEYAAELIAELGRLGQQLKAPEHHDARFDPPYSTVQTGVISGGKALNIVPADCRFDFEIRALPSQDPALVAEALKDYAEREVLPRMRAVSAQSDIRFSALSAYPGLATDAQSQAAELISAFCGSKDFGTVAFGTEGGLFDAVGIPTVVCGPGSMDQGHKPDEFVSLDQLQACDQMLQRMLAFIRA, encoded by the coding sequence ATGAACAGCGTCGGGTTGCTCAAGGCGCTGGTGGGTTTCGATACCACCAGCCGTGAATCCAACTTGCAACTGATCGAATTCGTCCGCGATTACCTCGAAGGTTTCGACGTGCCGTGCGCGCTGATCTACAACGATGAGCGCAGCAAAGCCAACCTGTTCGCCACGATCGGCCCGGTGGATCAACCGGGCATTGTGCTGTCCGGGCACACCGATGTGGTGCCGGTTGATGGCCAGCCTTGGACGCTGCCGCCGTTCGAACTGACGGAACGCGACGGCAAACTGTTCGGGCGCGGTACGGCGGACATGAAGGGTTATATCGCCTGCGTGCTGGCGTTGGTGCCGGCGCTGGTGCAGGCATCGTTACGCCTGCCGGTGCACATCGCGCTGTCGTATGACGAAGAAGTCGGCTGCCTCGGTGTGCGCTCGTTGCTTGAGGTCTTGCAGCAACGCCCGATCAAACCGTTGCTGTGCATCATCGGCGAACCGACCGAACTGAAACCGGTGCTCGGCCACAAGGGCAAACTGGCGATGCGCTGCGATGTGCAGGGCCATCCGTGCCATTCGGCCTATGCGCCGCTCGGGGTCAACGCGATTGAATACGCCGCCGAACTGATCGCTGAACTGGGTCGGCTCGGCCAGCAGTTGAAAGCGCCGGAGCATCACGATGCGCGCTTCGATCCGCCCTACAGCACGGTGCAGACCGGTGTGATCAGCGGCGGCAAGGCCTTGAACATCGTCCCGGCCGATTGCCGTTTCGATTTCGAAATCCGCGCCCTGCCCTCACAGGATCCGGCGCTGGTTGCCGAAGCATTGAAAGACTACGCCGAGCGCGAAGTGCTGCCGCGCATGCGTGCGGTCAGTGCGCAAAGCGATATCCGCTTCAGCGCCTTGTCGGCGTATCCGGGGCTGGCCACTGATGCGCAAAGTCAGGCCGCCGAGTTGATTTCGGCTTTTTGCGGCTCGAAGGATTTCGGCACTGTGGCGTTCGGTACTGAAGGCGGTCTGTTTGATGCTGTCGGCATTCCGACCGTGGTCTGCGGGCCCGGCAGCATGGATCAGGGCCACAAACCCGATGAGTTTGTCAGCCTCGATCAGTTGCAGGCTTGCGATCAGATGCTCCAGCGCATGCTTGCGTTTATCAGAGCTTGA
- a CDS encoding DUF1028 domain-containing protein, translated as MTFSIAARCAETGQFGVAISSSSIAVGARCPWLLPGVGAVSSQNITLPSLGPEVLALMEQGLAPDDALDKVLTRNGYSQYRQITAINHLGQTAHFSGAQTLGVHNAVTGEQCVAAGNMLAGRSVIEAMVSAFEDGEGQLADRLLKALHAAQALGGEAGPVHSAAVMVVGEQTWPIVNLRVDWADEDPIGQLQKLWNAYEPQLQDYIDRALDPAKAPGYGVAGDDR; from the coding sequence ATGACCTTTTCAATCGCAGCCCGCTGCGCCGAAACCGGCCAGTTCGGTGTCGCCATCAGTTCCTCCAGCATCGCCGTCGGCGCCCGTTGCCCGTGGCTGCTGCCGGGCGTTGGCGCGGTGTCGAGCCAGAACATCACCCTGCCCTCCCTCGGCCCGGAAGTTCTTGCGCTGATGGAGCAAGGTCTGGCGCCGGACGATGCGCTGGACAAAGTGCTCACGCGCAACGGTTACAGCCAGTACCGGCAGATCACTGCAATCAACCACCTCGGCCAGACCGCGCATTTCAGCGGTGCGCAAACCCTCGGCGTGCACAACGCCGTCACTGGCGAACAGTGCGTTGCCGCCGGAAACATGCTCGCCGGGCGTTCGGTGATCGAAGCCATGGTCAGCGCCTTCGAGGACGGCGAAGGTCAACTCGCCGATCGTTTGCTCAAAGCTTTGCACGCCGCACAAGCCCTCGGTGGCGAAGCCGGCCCGGTGCACTCAGCCGCTGTCATGGTGGTCGGCGAGCAGACCTGGCCGATCGTCAATCTGCGCGTGGATTGGGCCGATGAAGACCCGATCGGCCAGCTGCAAAAACTCTGGAACGCTTACGAGCCGCAACTTCAGGACTACATCGACCGCGCCCTCGACCCCGCCAAGGCACCGGGTTATGGCGTGGCCGGTGATGACCGATGA
- a CDS encoding RidA family protein, giving the protein MSKPTHTRIRMFNTKDTYPNQTLDNDLCQAVRAGNTVYVRGQVGTDFDGNLIGLGDPRAQAEQAMRNVKQLLEEAGSDMSHIVKTTTYLIDPRYREAVYGEVGKWLKGVFPISTGLVVSALGQPQWLMEIDVIAVIPE; this is encoded by the coding sequence ATGAGCAAGCCTACCCACACCCGCATTCGCATGTTCAACACCAAAGACACTTACCCGAACCAGACGCTGGACAACGACTTGTGCCAAGCCGTGCGTGCCGGCAACACCGTGTATGTCCGTGGTCAGGTCGGTACGGATTTCGACGGCAATCTGATCGGTCTTGGTGATCCGCGCGCGCAGGCTGAACAAGCGATGCGCAACGTCAAGCAACTGCTCGAAGAAGCCGGCAGCGACATGAGCCACATCGTCAAGACCACCACCTACCTGATCGATCCGCGTTATCGCGAGGCGGTGTATGGCGAAGTCGGCAAGTGGCTCAAAGGGGTGTTCCCGATTTCCACCGGTCTGGTGGTGTCGGCGCTGGGGCAGCCGCAGTGGCTGATGGAAATCGATGTGATTGCGGTGATTCCTGAGTAA
- a CDS encoding NAD(P)/FAD-dependent oxidoreductase, translated as MTPEIIKTDTLIVGAGQAGVAMSEHLSKLGVPHLVLERSRIAERWRTGRWDSLVANGPAWHDRFPGLEFDDVDPDGFAPKERVADYFEAYAKKFNAPIRTGVEVKSVVRNVGRPGFTVETSEGVIEANRVVAATGPFQKPVIPAIAPQDERLLQIHSADYRNPQQLPQGAVLVVGAGSSGVQIADELQRSGKQVYLSVGAHDRPPRAYRNRDFCWWLGVLGEWDQAAMKPGREHVTIAVSGAQGGRTIDFRGLAHRGMTLVGVTESFNNGVVTFKQDLLGNLNRGDENYLALLDAADAYIERNGLDLPEEPEARETYPDPECVKNPLADLDLAEAGVTSIIWATGFAVDYSWLQVAAFDDKGKPVHQRGVSSEPGVYFLGLPWQSRRGSSFIWGVWHDAKHVADHIATQRKYLDYRDAEQREAALHSGTHSKAADTVDA; from the coding sequence ATGACCCCTGAAATAATAAAAACAGACACGCTGATCGTGGGTGCCGGCCAGGCAGGCGTCGCCATGAGCGAGCACCTGAGCAAACTCGGTGTGCCGCACCTGGTGCTGGAGCGCAGTCGCATTGCCGAACGCTGGCGCACCGGGCGCTGGGACTCGCTGGTTGCCAACGGCCCGGCATGGCACGACCGCTTTCCGGGTCTGGAATTCGATGATGTCGACCCCGACGGTTTCGCCCCGAAAGAACGCGTGGCCGATTACTTCGAAGCCTACGCGAAGAAGTTCAATGCACCGATCCGTACCGGTGTGGAAGTGAAAAGCGTGGTGCGCAATGTCGGGCGCCCGGGCTTCACTGTCGAGACGTCCGAAGGTGTGATCGAAGCCAACCGAGTCGTCGCCGCTACCGGGCCGTTTCAGAAACCGGTGATCCCGGCGATTGCCCCGCAAGACGAACGCCTGTTGCAGATCCACTCCGCTGACTATCGCAATCCACAGCAACTGCCGCAGGGCGCGGTGCTGGTGGTCGGTGCCGGTTCGTCCGGCGTGCAGATCGCCGATGAACTGCAGCGCTCGGGCAAACAGGTTTACCTGTCGGTGGGTGCTCACGACCGTCCACCGCGTGCTTATCGCAACCGTGATTTCTGCTGGTGGCTGGGCGTGCTCGGCGAGTGGGATCAAGCGGCGATGAAGCCCGGTCGCGAGCACGTGACCATTGCGGTCAGCGGCGCCCAGGGCGGGCGCACCATCGATTTCCGTGGTCTGGCCCATCGCGGCATGACCCTGGTCGGCGTCACCGAGTCGTTCAATAACGGCGTGGTGACCTTCAAGCAGGATCTGCTCGGCAACCTCAATCGCGGCGACGAAAACTACCTGGCGCTGCTGGATGCCGCCGATGCCTACATCGAACGCAACGGCCTCGATCTGCCGGAAGAACCGGAAGCACGCGAAACCTATCCCGACCCTGAGTGCGTGAAAAATCCCCTGGCCGATCTGGATCTGGCCGAGGCCGGCGTCACCTCGATCATCTGGGCCACCGGGTTTGCCGTGGATTACTCGTGGCTGCAAGTCGCCGCGTTCGATGACAAAGGCAAGCCTGTGCATCAGCGCGGCGTGTCGAGTGAGCCGGGGGTGTATTTCCTCGGGCTGCCGTGGCAGTCGCGCCGGGGTTCGTCGTTTATCTGGGGCGTGTGGCACGACGCCAAGCACGTCGCCGATCACATCGCCACCCAGCGCAAGTATCTGGACTATCGCGATGCCGAGCAGCGTGAAGCCGCATTGCACTCGGGTACCCACAGCAAAGCCGCCGATACCGTCGACGCTTGA
- a CDS encoding FecR/PupR family sigma factor regulator: MTPSDLNAMDEDISVQAADWCMRLHDDNCPPAVRQDFQRWIQRDSRHAFEYAKMLEIWDLSGQLPDEPETAKKLLTVDRLAHKGSREI; encoded by the coding sequence ATGACCCCTTCCGACCTCAACGCAATGGACGAAGACATCTCTGTGCAAGCCGCCGATTGGTGCATGCGTCTGCACGATGACAATTGTCCGCCGGCTGTCCGCCAGGATTTCCAGCGCTGGATACAGCGCGACTCGCGCCACGCTTTCGAATACGCAAAAATGCTCGAAATCTGGGATCTCAGCGGCCAACTGCCGGATGAGCCCGAGACAGCGAAAAAACTCCTGACCGTTGACAGACTGGCGCACAAAGGCTCGCGCGAAATATAG
- a CDS encoding alpha/beta hydrolase yields MSTFTTQDGTEIYYKDWGSGKPVLFSHGWPLDADMWEYQMEYLSSRGYRTIAFDRRGFGRSDQPWTGYDYDTFADDIAQLINHLDLRDVTLVGFSMGGGDVSRYIARHGSERVAGLVLLGAVTPLFGKKADFPQGVDSSVFDGIKAGLLQDRAQFIADFAAPFYGTNQGQKVSDGVLTQTLNIALLASLKGTVDCVTAFSETDFRPDMAKIDVPTLVIHGDGDQIVPFETTGKQAAAQIKEAELKVYAGAPHGFAVTHAQALNEDLLAFLKR; encoded by the coding sequence ATGAGCACCTTCACCACGCAAGACGGCACCGAGATCTATTACAAGGACTGGGGCAGCGGTAAACCCGTGCTGTTCAGCCATGGCTGGCCACTGGATGCCGACATGTGGGAATACCAGATGGAATACCTGAGCAGCCGTGGCTATCGCACCATCGCGTTCGACCGCCGTGGTTTCGGCCGTTCTGATCAGCCGTGGACCGGTTACGACTACGACACCTTCGCCGATGACATCGCGCAGCTGATCAATCACCTGGACTTGCGCGACGTAACGCTGGTGGGCTTCTCGATGGGCGGCGGCGATGTCAGTCGCTACATCGCCCGGCATGGCAGCGAGCGGGTTGCCGGTCTGGTGTTGTTGGGTGCGGTGACGCCGCTTTTCGGCAAAAAGGCCGACTTCCCGCAGGGCGTAGACAGCTCGGTGTTCGATGGCATCAAAGCTGGCCTGCTGCAGGATCGTGCGCAGTTCATCGCTGATTTTGCCGCGCCGTTCTATGGCACCAATCAAGGCCAGAAAGTCTCTGACGGCGTGCTCACGCAAACGCTGAATATCGCCCTGCTTGCCTCGCTCAAAGGCACCGTGGATTGCGTCACGGCGTTCTCGGAAACCGACTTCCGCCCGGACATGGCCAAGATCGACGTGCCGACGCTGGTGATCCATGGCGACGGCGACCAGATCGTGCCGTTCGAAACCACCGGAAAACAGGCTGCCGCACAAATCAAAGAGGCCGAGTTGAAGGTGTACGCCGGGGCGCCGCACGGCTTTGCGGTGACCCATGCACAGGCCTTGAATGAGGATTTGCTAGCGTTTCTCAAACGCTGA